From the genome of Methanofervidicoccus abyssi, one region includes:
- a CDS encoding winged helix-turn-helix domain-containing protein, producing MTRWTAYKIKPVEFLESEIVGNTLIIEGKRIHRVRILGEVKRVSETSILTFELEEGITVKDFEKKGKNIKEKDLVDIIGKVGYFEGSPYISLELYKVRNENKEKWRELRDLEIEITRKYIKDEDEKTPGDYSKDDREDLITEEIQKDVYKEGIDNKDIVLKVIKDRKSVEYEELLKVVKIDEYELDKILEELLEKGYIYEPKAGLYKTVD from the coding sequence ATGACCAGATGGACCGCATACAAAATTAAACCAGTGGAATTTTTAGAGAGTGAAATAGTAGGTAACACTCTAATAATAGAGGGTAAAAGAATACACCGTGTTAGAATATTGGGAGAAGTAAAGAGAGTTTCTGAAACCTCTATACTTACATTTGAATTAGAAGAGGGAATAACTGTTAAGGACTTTGAAAAGAAAGGAAAAAATATTAAAGAGAAAGATCTTGTAGATATAATTGGAAAAGTTGGTTACTTTGAGGGCTCTCCTTATATTTCTTTAGAGCTCTATAAGGTAAGGAACGAGAATAAAGAGAAATGGAGAGAGTTGAGAGACCTTGAGATCGAGATAACAAGAAAGTATATAAAAGACGAAGATGAAAAAACTCCCGGGGATTACAGTAAAGATGACAGAGAAGATCTTATAACTGAGGAAATACAGAAAGATGTGTACAAGGAAGGGATTGATAATAAGGATATAGTTTTGAAGGTAATAAAAGATAGGAAATCTGTAGAATATGAAGAGTTATTGAAGGTAGTTAAAATAGATGAATATGAACTTGATAAAATTCTAGAGGAACTTCTGGAAAAGGGTTATATATATGAACCTAAGGCTGGTCTCTATAAAACAGTTGACTAA
- the sppA gene encoding signal peptide peptidase SppA: MKKIYIIIGIFFILIVLLLLIVIGTVILLLGIGENPAGNIARIDIDGVLTLQPEGTYPFREEISVEDYIEALDKAEMDPNIKAIILRVNSPGGEVIASEKLARKIKEVSEKKPVVAYVETIATSGAYMAIAPANCIVAEKHSIVGSIGVRMDVIQYYELMRKLGINVTVIKAGKYKDICSPYRPMTPEEKKYLEHMINETYIDFVRWVAENRNMTVEETLKVANGKIYSGYDAKKAGLVDYVGTEEDAVKIAQKLANISHPMVVDYTPHIYTGFFNLMSSLAYSLGYGIGKGFGEIWIETHTFYPPSVTY, translated from the coding sequence ATGAAAAAGATATATATAATAATAGGAATATTTTTTATACTAATTGTACTACTATTATTAATCGTCATTGGAACAGTTATCTTACTTTTAGGTATCGGTGAGAATCCAGCGGGCAATATTGCAAGGATAGACATAGACGGAGTACTAACACTTCAGCCCGAGGGCACCTATCCCTTCAGGGAGGAGATAAGTGTCGAGGATTATATAGAGGCCTTGGATAAGGCAGAAATGGATCCTAACATCAAAGCTATAATTTTAAGGGTAAACAGTCCTGGAGGAGAGGTTATAGCAAGTGAGAAACTTGCAAGAAAGATTAAAGAAGTATCAGAAAAGAAACCTGTAGTAGCCTACGTTGAAACCATAGCTACTTCCGGAGCTTATATGGCAATAGCACCTGCAAACTGTATAGTGGCGGAGAAACATTCTATTGTTGGTAGTATTGGAGTTAGGATGGACGTGATCCAGTACTACGAACTTATGAGAAAACTTGGTATAAATGTAACTGTAATAAAGGCTGGGAAATATAAAGATATCTGTTCTCCCTACAGACCCATGACACCAGAAGAGAAGAAATACCTAGAACATATGATAAATGAGACTTATATAGATTTTGTTAGATGGGTAGCAGAGAACAGAAACATGACAGTTGAAGAAACTCTAAAAGTTGCTAATGGTAAGATATATTCTGGATACGATGCTAAAAAGGCTGGTCTTGTAGACTACGTAGGGACTGAAGAAGATGCAGTAAAGATAGCCCAGAAGTTGGCAAATATATCCCACCCAATGGTTGTAGATTACACACCTCATATATATACCGGATTCTTTAACTTAATGTCAAGTTTGGCATATAGTTTAGGTTATGGGATAGGGAAAGGTTTTGGTGAAATATGGATAGAGACACATACATTCTATCCTCCTAGTGTAACCTACTAG
- a CDS encoding DUF2666 domain-containing protein — protein MTTVKKDDNENIQFRVKKGNWFVVKKMDIDENTEDIDIARMLISINETVDRKIMEYLPFDMKKLEEIADEIYKKKGKIKNEDIVEVIKKLKSPKITRRLRKITDSKEGVEILGIILNRIVLERLGIKTRIDTKLIDRYIEKARNLEIKG, from the coding sequence ATTACTACTGTAAAAAAGGATGATAATGAGAATATACAGTTTAGGGTAAAAAAGGGAAATTGGTTTGTTGTTAAAAAGATGGATATCGATGAAAATACTGAAGACATAGATATTGCAAGGATGTTGATATCTATAAATGAGACAGTGGATAGAAAGATAATGGAGTATCTTCCTTTCGATATGAAGAAACTTGAAGAGATCGCTGATGAGATATACAAAAAGAAGGGCAAAATAAAAAATGAAGATATAGTGGAGGTTATCAAGAAGTTAAAATCTCCTAAAATAACCAGGAGATTGAGGAAAATAACAGACTCCAAGGAAGGTGTGGAAATACTTGGGATTATCCTGAATAGAATTGTATTAGAGAGGTTAGGTATCAAGACGAGAATAGATACTAAACTTATAGATAGATATATAGAGAAAGCACGGAATCTAGAAATTAAGGGATAA
- a CDS encoding AMP phosphorylase gives MLFFKAKLLDIDLGNNGVIANERDLIGTEYYPQERVLIESSKGSFIGVLYTTKRMVKEGELGISRGSIEGIEEGEEVRLRHAPRPQSLRYIKKKMEGQILRPHEIHTIVDEIVQKKLSNIELTSFIVSTYIHGMEMGEIVEMAKRMGETGDKLEWDKHPVVDVHSIGGVPGNKYALITVPIVASAGIVIPKTSSRAITSAAGTADVMEVLTRVNLNAQEIKRVVKTTNGCLVWGGGVNLAPADDIIINVERPLSIDPQPQLLSSVIAKKIAAGINYTVIDIPVGPGTKIKNDREGYALARKFIELGERVGIAVECAITYGGQPIGRAVGPALEAKEALMALEDPNSAPKSLIEKSLSLAGILLELGGVAQVGSGMEMAKKILYSGKALEKFKEIVIEQGGGITNSEDVELGKYFEVIPSPKDGYVVSISNKAITNIAKEAGAPMDKKAGVLLYVKRGSKVNKGDILYRIYSSSEERLRSAVKLARRTYPVRVEGMVIRRVSKF, from the coding sequence ATGTTATTCTTCAAGGCAAAACTGTTGGATATAGATCTGGGGAATAATGGAGTGATAGCAAATGAGAGAGATCTAATAGGGACAGAATATTATCCTCAGGAGAGGGTGCTGATAGAGAGTTCTAAGGGGTCATTTATAGGAGTGTTATACACTACTAAAAGGATGGTTAAAGAGGGAGAGTTAGGCATAAGTAGAGGTTCTATAGAAGGTATAGAAGAGGGAGAAGAAGTAAGATTAAGGCATGCTCCCAGACCACAATCTCTAAGATATATAAAAAAGAAGATGGAAGGGCAAATACTGAGACCTCATGAGATACACACCATAGTAGATGAGATAGTCCAGAAGAAACTCTCAAATATAGAGTTAACAAGTTTTATAGTTTCTACCTATATACATGGGATGGAGATGGGAGAAATTGTAGAAATGGCTAAGAGAATGGGAGAAACCGGTGATAAACTTGAGTGGGATAAACATCCGGTGGTAGATGTTCACAGTATTGGAGGGGTTCCTGGAAACAAGTACGCCCTAATTACAGTACCTATTGTAGCCTCTGCAGGTATAGTTATCCCAAAAACATCTTCCAGGGCTATAACTTCTGCAGCTGGGACAGCTGATGTGATGGAGGTACTTACAAGGGTAAATTTAAATGCCCAGGAGATAAAAAGAGTAGTTAAAACTACTAATGGGTGTTTAGTTTGGGGAGGGGGTGTGAATTTAGCCCCTGCAGATGATATAATAATAAACGTGGAAAGGCCACTTTCCATAGATCCCCAGCCTCAACTACTTTCAAGTGTTATAGCCAAGAAAATCGCGGCTGGTATCAACTATACAGTAATTGATATACCTGTAGGGCCTGGAACTAAGATAAAAAATGATAGGGAAGGTTATGCCCTTGCAAGGAAGTTTATAGAACTTGGCGAGAGAGTGGGGATAGCTGTAGAGTGTGCCATTACCTATGGAGGACAACCAATAGGTAGGGCTGTGGGACCTGCCCTCGAGGCTAAGGAGGCACTTATGGCCTTAGAGGACCCTAACTCTGCTCCAAAAAGTTTAATTGAAAAATCTCTTTCTCTCGCTGGGATACTTCTGGAGTTGGGAGGGGTAGCACAGGTAGGGTCTGGAATGGAAATGGCTAAGAAGATCCTCTACTCTGGAAAGGCCCTGGAAAAATTTAAAGAGATAGTGATTGAACAGGGAGGAGGTATTACCAACTCCGAAGATGTGGAGTTAGGGAAATACTTTGAGGTCATCCCCTCTCCAAAGGATGGATACGTAGTATCTATATCCAATAAGGCAATAACAAATATAGCCAAAGAGGCTGGCGCTCCTATGGATAAAAAGGCTGGAGTGTTACTTTACGTAAAAAGAGGTAGTAAGGTAAACAAGGGAGATATACTCTACAGAATATACTCCAGTTCAGAGGAGAGATTAAGATCTGCTGTTAAACTAGCTAGAAGGACGTATCCAGTAAGAGTAGAAGGCATGGTTATTAGAAGGGTTAGTAAATTTTAA
- a CDS encoding aconitase X, with product MYLTKEEEKIYNGEYGEVLEMAMNLLVSLGDIYGAERLIDISSAQVSGVSYKTIGEEGLNFLRDISKDDVKVSVPTTLNPAGMDLSRYEELNFPRNFVKKQLDIIKCFKKMGVEIGCTCTPYLSGNIPIYGDHIAWAESSAVSYANSVIGARTNREGGPSALASALIGKTPLYGYHLDENRMPSYTVEVEAELEDISDYGILGSLVGRIVKDEVPYFVFKNGISGDKYSKLKALGASLAASGSVALYHVEGITPECRMNKIDIDITERITVTKEDLEEEYHRLNTTEEKPDLICIGCPHCSLEEIKEVVDFIVKNNIRRTGFKCDLWVCTSIHIKVIADRMGYTEVIERAGGKVVCDTCMVVAPIEEMGYKNIATNSGKAATYLPNFCGSNVIYGSTSEVLKKGL from the coding sequence TTGTATCTCACAAAGGAAGAGGAGAAAATATACAATGGGGAATATGGAGAAGTTCTTGAGATGGCTATGAATCTTCTAGTATCCCTTGGAGACATATACGGGGCGGAAAGACTTATAGATATATCTTCAGCCCAAGTCTCTGGAGTATCCTATAAAACCATAGGAGAAGAAGGTTTAAACTTCTTAAGAGATATATCCAAAGATGATGTTAAGGTATCTGTACCTACAACCTTGAATCCTGCAGGTATGGATCTATCTAGATACGAGGAACTTAATTTTCCCAGGAACTTTGTAAAGAAGCAGCTGGATATAATAAAGTGTTTCAAAAAGATGGGTGTTGAAATAGGATGCACCTGTACACCTTATCTATCTGGTAACATCCCTATCTACGGCGATCATATAGCCTGGGCAGAATCCTCCGCTGTATCCTATGCAAATTCTGTCATTGGTGCGAGGACAAACAGGGAAGGAGGTCCATCTGCTTTAGCCTCTGCACTAATTGGGAAAACACCTCTCTATGGATATCACCTAGATGAGAACAGGATGCCAAGTTATACTGTTGAAGTAGAGGCGGAATTAGAAGATATATCTGACTATGGGATTTTAGGATCCTTAGTGGGAAGGATTGTAAAGGACGAAGTCCCATATTTTGTATTTAAAAATGGTATCTCTGGAGATAAGTACAGTAAGTTGAAGGCTCTCGGAGCCTCCTTAGCCGCCAGTGGTAGTGTGGCACTCTATCACGTTGAAGGAATAACTCCAGAATGTAGAATGAACAAAATAGATATAGATATCACGGAGAGGATAACTGTAACTAAGGAAGATCTAGAGGAAGAATACCATAGATTAAATACTACAGAAGAGAAACCTGATCTCATATGTATAGGGTGTCCACACTGTAGTTTAGAAGAGATAAAAGAAGTTGTAGATTTTATAGTGAAGAACAACATCAGAAGAACAGGATTTAAATGTGACCTATGGGTATGTACTTCTATACATATCAAGGTCATTGCAGACAGAATGGGCTATACTGAAGTTATTGAAAGGGCTGGAGGTAAGGTGGTATGTGACACCTGTATGGTTGTTGCCCCAATTGAAGAGATGGGTTATAAAAATATTGCCACAAATTCAGGGAAGGCGGCAACATATCTACCTAATTTCTGTGGTAGTAATGTTATATATGGTAGTACCTCGGAGGTATTAAAGAAGGGATTGTGA
- the cofH gene encoding 5-amino-6-(D-ribitylamino)uracil--L-tyrosine 4-hydroxyphenyl transferase CofH, translating to MDLDKLYTRDISRRECLELFRDEENLFDILKIGDNLRKIIVGDVVTYVVNRNINYTNICVGDCKFCAFRVDMGDKRAYFLDVDEIARRALEAKKMGCTEVCIQGGLHPKVDTYFQGKILEKVHSVTEPYGGIHIHAFSPMEVKFAAENAGLDIKEALMILKEKGLNTMPGTAAEILDDTIRAELCPSKLSTREWIKVIKTAHKLEIRTTCTIMYGHIEEYRHIVKHLFILKEIQEETGGFTEFVPLTFMHRFAPIYLNGRARRGATGIEDLKIYAISRILFKDLIRNIQVSWVKLGVKMAQVALRCGANDFGGTLMEENISRAAGAQYGVSLSVEEIRNIIKEIGRIPKERNTLYRILE from the coding sequence ATGGATTTAGATAAACTATATACAAGAGATATCTCACGGAGAGAGTGTTTAGAACTTTTTAGGGACGAAGAAAATTTATTTGATATTTTAAAGATAGGAGATAATCTCAGAAAAATTATTGTGGGAGATGTAGTAACTTACGTAGTCAACAGAAATATCAACTATACCAACATCTGTGTAGGTGACTGTAAATTCTGTGCCTTTAGGGTGGATATGGGAGATAAAAGGGCCTACTTTTTAGATGTGGACGAAATCGCCAGGAGAGCCTTAGAGGCAAAAAAGATGGGTTGCACAGAGGTATGTATCCAGGGAGGTCTCCACCCCAAGGTAGATACCTACTTCCAAGGAAAGATTCTGGAGAAAGTTCATAGTGTCACTGAACCTTACGGAGGTATCCATATCCATGCATTCTCTCCAATGGAAGTTAAATTTGCAGCTGAAAATGCAGGTCTCGATATAAAGGAGGCATTAATGATATTAAAGGAAAAGGGATTAAACACTATGCCTGGGACAGCTGCTGAGATACTAGATGACACTATCCGAGCTGAACTCTGTCCTTCTAAACTTTCCACAAGGGAGTGGATAAAGGTAATAAAAACAGCCCATAAGTTGGAAATAAGGACAACATGCACTATAATGTACGGTCACATCGAGGAGTACAGGCATATAGTTAAACACCTCTTTATATTAAAGGAGATACAGGAAGAGACTGGAGGATTTACAGAGTTTGTACCTCTAACATTCATGCACAGATTCGCTCCTATATACCTCAATGGTAGGGCTAGGAGAGGTGCAACAGGTATAGAAGATCTTAAGATCTACGCAATAAGTAGGATACTGTTTAAAGATCTCATAAGGAATATCCAAGTGTCATGGGTAAAGTTAGGGGTGAAGATGGCTCAGGTCGCCCTAAGGTGTGGTGCCAATGACTTTGGAGGAACACTTATGGAAGAAAATATCTCTAGGGCTGCAGGTGCTCAATACGGTGTCAGCCTATCTGTGGAGGAGATAAGAAACATTATTAAGGAAATAGGTAGGATTCCTAAGGAGAGAAATACCTTATATAGGATACTGGAGTAA
- the mer gene encoding 5,10-methylenetetrahydromethanopterin reductase, translating to MKVGIEFVPNEPIVKICYYVKLAEDNGFQYCWITDHYNNRNVYMALTAIASVTNKIKLGPGVTNPYIRNPAITASAVVTLDELSGGRAVLGIGPGDKATFDALGIEWAKPVSTIKKAIADIRALIKGEKLETGAQLSIKPISEIPIYMGAQGPKMLETAGMIADGVLINASNPKDFEAAIPMIRKGAESAGRNMEEIDVAAYACMSVDKNPEKAKQAAVPVVAFIAAGSPPMVLERHGIDMEKVEKIRNALKKGDFGTAFSTVDDTMLEAFSLYGTPEDVVEKIKGLAKMGVTQVVAGSPIGPNKEKSIKLIGKEIIPAVKEL from the coding sequence ATGAAAGTTGGTATAGAGTTTGTACCTAATGAGCCAATAGTAAAGATATGCTATTATGTAAAGTTAGCAGAGGATAATGGATTCCAATACTGTTGGATCACTGATCACTACAACAACAGGAATGTATATATGGCACTAACAGCCATTGCAAGTGTAACAAACAAGATTAAACTGGGACCTGGAGTAACTAACCCCTATATAAGAAATCCTGCCATTACTGCATCTGCAGTAGTTACACTGGATGAGTTATCAGGCGGAAGGGCAGTTTTAGGTATAGGACCAGGTGACAAGGCTACATTTGACGCTTTAGGTATAGAGTGGGCAAAACCAGTATCAACGATTAAGAAGGCTATAGCAGATATAAGAGCTCTTATTAAGGGAGAGAAATTAGAGACAGGTGCCCAGTTGTCTATAAAACCAATATCTGAAATACCAATATATATGGGAGCTCAAGGACCAAAGATGCTTGAAACTGCAGGAATGATAGCAGATGGAGTTCTAATCAACGCATCAAATCCAAAGGACTTTGAAGCGGCAATACCGATGATCAGGAAAGGGGCTGAATCTGCAGGTAGAAACATGGAAGAGATCGACGTTGCAGCATACGCTTGTATGTCAGTGGATAAAAATCCAGAAAAGGCTAAACAGGCAGCAGTCCCAGTAGTAGCATTTATCGCGGCAGGATCTCCTCCAATGGTGCTGGAAAGACATGGCATAGACATGGAGAAAGTGGAGAAGATAAGAAACGCCTTAAAGAAAGGAGACTTTGGTACCGCATTTTCTACAGTGGATGACACTATGTTAGAGGCCTTCTCCCTCTATGGAACTCCTGAAGATGTTGTAGAGAAGATAAAAGGTTTAGCAAAGATGGGTGTTACCCAGGTTGTAGCAGGTTCTCCAATTGGACCTAACAAGGAGAAGAGTATCAAGTTGATAGGTAAGGAGATAATTCCTGCTGTAAAAGAATTGTAA